One region of Peromyscus eremicus chromosome 4, PerEre_H2_v1, whole genome shotgun sequence genomic DNA includes:
- the LOC131908449 gene encoding olfactory receptor 4K3-like, producing the protein MDGGNQSVVSEFILWGLANSKNLQVLLFVMFLTLYLFIVSGNIVILVLITTDRHLHSPMYFLLANLSFVDMCLSSNTTPKMISDFLREIKTISFAGCMSQVFFSHCIAGGEMVLLVVMAYDRYVAICKPLHYLTIMNLKRCTGLVLISWTTGFIHGISYYVVVVQLPFCGPKEIDSFFCDMPLVIKLACMDYHDLNTLMNAECGVVAVTCFILLLISYTYILITVRQSSKAGASKALSTCSAHITVVMIFFLPCIFIYVWPLSITWLDKFLAVFYSVFTPLLNPAIYTLRNKEMKNAMKRFIGKFLGPKGNS; encoded by the coding sequence ATGGATGGAGGCAATCAGTCTGTGGTGTCAGAATTTATACTTTGGGGACTTGCCAATTCAAAGAATCTCCAGGTCTTACTCTTTGTGATGTTTTTGACACTTTATCTGTTCATTGTATCTGGAAATATTGTCATCCTTGTTTTAATCACCACTGACCGCCATCTCCACTCTCCCATGTACTTCTTGTTGGCCAACCTGTCCTTTGTTGATATGTGTCTTTCCTCAAACACCACTCCTAAGATGATATCAGACTTTCTCAGGGAAATCAAGACCATTTCCTTTGCAGGCTGCATGTCTCAGGTCTTCTTTTCCCATTGCATTGCTGGAGGAGAGATGGTGTTGTTGGTGGTAATGGcttatgaccgctatgtggccatttgCAAACCACTTCATTACCTCACCATTATGAACCTGAAAAGATGCACTGGGTTGGTGCTGATTTCTTGGACTACTGGCTTTATACATGGTATAAGTTACTATGTAGTGGTTGTACAGCTGCCTTTTTGTGGCCCCAAGGAAATAGACAGCTTTTTCTGTGACATGCCATTGGTAATCAAGCTAGCCTGCATGGATTACCATGATTTAAATACTTTAATGAATGCTGAGTGTGGGGTTGTGGCTGTAACTTGCTTCATTCTCTTGCTCATATCCTACACATATATCCTTATCACTGTTCGCCAGAGCTCTAAAGCTGGTGCATCAAAGGCTCTGTCCACATGCAGTGCCCACATCACTGTGGTGATGATCTTCTTTTTGCCCTGCATCTTCATCTATGTGTGGCCCCTCAGTATCACTTGGTTGGACAAATTTCTTGCTGTGTTTTACTCTGTTTTTACACCTCTTCTGAATCCAGCCATTTATACGCTGAGaaataaagagatgaaaaatGCTATGAAAAGGTTCATAGGCAAATTTCTGGGTCCCAAAGGAAAttcataa
- the LOC131908450 gene encoding olfactory receptor 4K3-like has translation MDGGNQSFLSEFVLWGLTQSQNLQVLLFVIFLILYLLIVLGNITIMILITTDHHLHSPMYFLLANLSFVDIWLSSVTTPKMITDFLRKHKTISFAGCMSQVFFAHCIAAGEMVLLVVMAYDRYVAICKPLHYFTIMNLKRCTKLVLTSWTIGFVHAMSQLVAVLQLPLCGPLEIDSFFCDMPLVIKLSCTDSHDLDILMNADCGVVVVTCFILLLISYTYILITVRQSSKAGASKALSTCTAHITVVMLLFLPCIFIYVWPLNITWLDKFLAVFYSVVTPLLNPAIYTLRNKEIKNALKRLKNYFKNHKVNT, from the coding sequence ATGGATGGAGGTAATCAGTCCTTCCTATCAGAATTTGTGCTTTGGGGACTTACCCAATCACAGAATCTTCAGGTTTTACTCTTTGTGATATTTTTGATACTTTATCTGCTCATTGTGCTGGGAAATATTACCATCATGATCTTAATAACCACTGATCACCATCTCCACTCTCCCATGTACTTCTTACTGGCCAACCTGTCCTTTGTTGATATATGGCTTTCCTCAGTCACCACACCTAAGATGATCACAGACTTTCTCAGGAAGCACAAAACCATTTCCTTTGCAGGCTGCATGTCCCAGGTTTTCTTTGCCCATTGCATTGCTGCAGGAGAGATGGTACTGTTGGTGGTAATGGcttatgaccgctatgtggccatctgcaaacCACTCCACTACTTCACCATTATGAACCTGAAAAGATGCACTAAGTTGGTGTTGACTTCCTGGACTattggctttgtgcatgccatgAGTCAGCTTGTGGCAGTTCTACAGCTGCCTCTCTGTGGTCCCTTGGAAATTGACAGCTTCTTCTGTGACATGCCACTCGTAATCAAGTTATCCTGCACAGATTCCCATGATTTGGATATATTAATGAATGCTGATTGTGGGGTTGTGGTTGTAACCTGCTTCATTCTGTTGCTCATTTCCTACACATATATCCTTATCACTGTTCGCCAGAGCTCTAAAGCTGGTGCATCTAAGGCCCTGTCTACATGCACTGCCCACATCACAGTGGTGATGCTCCTTTTTTTGCCCTGCATCTTCATCTATGTGTGGCCCCTCAATATCACCTGGTTGGACAAATTTCTTGCTGTGTTTTACTCTGTTGTTACACCTCTCCTAAATCCAGCCATTTATAcactaagaaacaaagaaataaaaaatgctttgaagAGATTAAAAAACTATTTCAAGAATCACAAGGTAAATACTTAA